The proteins below are encoded in one region of Buttiauxella gaviniae:
- a CDS encoding BapA/Bap/LapF family large adhesin has product MRSISLISKLTGVTNNIEASEITLNSPSIVELKAERADIASIVRTNNDMVITLRDGEVVTVKNFYAFADQGGNQLVLEDSKGALWWVQDTDTAFHFEPLNNIDDLMVATGAENHGGAAIWPWVLGGVALAGGIALAAGGGGGGGGGGDDNSNNGGSTGEPNPAPPGSDITPPAAPTNLNVSADGQTITGRAEPGSTVTITDANGQIIGQGTAGSDGSFSIPLTTPQINGEDITVHATDPSGNTGPEATVTTPFIPEPLEPILTSVTDDTAPATGLILSGQPTNDKTPTIEGFALEGSTVHIFDNGVEIGTAVADANGSWSFTPGTPLADGEHEFTATATNPKGESGLSGSYTVVIDTIAPDAPTVSPLNDTVGSITGLIQNTGVTDDTKPTLSGVGEPGDIVTISDNGKPFAMVTVGSDGKWSYTPTQPLGEGSHTITLQQTDAAGNVSAVTTLPTFTVDLTPPTPATITNVSLDGTTVSGLAEAGSRVTIVGTNNVLLGETVTGADGKFAITIIPAQTHGESLTAHIQDAAGNVGLDTGFTASNSQFPIVPVLDSVDDNAGATTGTLTNGQATDDTTPTLNGTAEAGSTVTFFINGATLGTALVDGTGHWTFTPAQPLPEGPQNLTFTATNIYGTSGTSYAFTVNVDTTPPPAPTDLLVTADGLHVTGSAEAGSKITVYDGDGNILATGVTGSDGKFDVTPLTSAQLNGETLLVTATDVAGNQSSNASVPAPDTTAPAAPTDVDINDEGSIVTGNAEAGSTVKVTDPDGTVLGEGKAADDGSFSIPIAPPQTNGEKLDVSATDGAGNKGPETPIDAPDTTAPDLPIITTAVDDVALLTGNLANGDTTNDDRPELQGTAEANAIVTIYDNGTLLGSTPADENGNWSYTPTSALGQGLHNLTATATDAKGNTSGESLFTLTVDSIAPLTPAITLVSDNVGTITGPVANNGVTNDTTPTLSGTGEPGSQIILSEGANSYPAITVDSSGSWSFTPTEPLENREYHFTVTSTDAAGNVTEPSAEFVITVVTALPDAPTIDNADDNIGTVTAPLTNNSATDDTRPQFNGSGPAGTTVTLYDGANPIGTATVDDDGKWSITPAQPLSEGPHALSAIATDAAGNASPAANFNLTVDTTPPAAPQIINAAGLVGDAPATLINGGSTQSNTPEFSGKGEAGATIEIFDNGLSIGTAIVDENGDWTLTPDSPLSETTHSLTAVATDPAGNVGQPSPAFTLTVDNTPPVQPGIPGVVDDRAPGLGNVPADGFTNDTTPTITGTGVAGDTISIRHDGAEIGTATVLADGSWSYTLPTVTPPATYNITVVETDPAGNSSDPSENITFTVDTAASDAPVINLALDDVGNIEGEVFTTQTTDDSTPEFLGTGVAGDTITLYEGTTVLGRAVVDENGEWRLTLDSTLPDGIHNLIATATDPAGNISAPSNTFTITVDTTPVTAPSVTEIIDDDVPAAPILLTEGSATNDTTPTLRGTGTPGSTVSVFDNGSDTALATAVVAPDGTWSVTTPALDAGSHEFTFSATNPAGETATAADSITLTVDLTPPPEPVITLPLEDTGTLVSGTSEPGSTVIISNAGGVEIGRGVADSTTGAFTVTVSPAQTGGQSLSAIAQDPAGNQSAEVDFTASNSGLPQPPIISEVVDDVLPGTADVASGQSTNDTLPTLNGTATAFATVTLYVDGVPISPPISANNLGNWSYQFTTPLGDGPHTFAVSQTTTDFQTSGKSPDFVINIDTLAPTAPAITTVTDDVTPGTGIITSGLATNDPRPTLTGSGEIGSTITVLDNGSPIGTAVVNASGTWTFTPTANLTFGVHPITVTSTDAAGNVSAPSAIFAVNVDNDAPLAPVVTAVTDDGATPGAVISGQPTNDNTPTLTGTVEPNTTLTISDNGTAIATIPVDGTGNWSFTPNPPFADGSHNITLTATDAAGNVSPPSAGFNVVVDTSAPIVPAITLVVDDQTQVGGVTLTNGQLTKDTLPTLSGTSEVNAIITLRDGNTVIGTTLADGEGKWSLDPTTALGQGSHTLTVTATDAAGNISNPSSAFTVVVDSAAPNAPVIVTVTDNTAPVLGPITNGQATNETRPALTGTGEIGSTISVYDGNNPIPIGTTTVGAGGNWSFTPGTPLSSGSHDLTVTATDSAGNTSAPSAIFNVLVDISAPVAPAITTVADDAGSVLGNLTSGQTTDDTLPALSGTAEAGSTVTIYDNGTAIGTAVATGGAWNFTPTTALTNGSHALTVTATDTAGNVSAPSGAFNIVVDTTAPTAPIVIQAFDDVGPVTGALVNGQSTNDNQPLLSGTAEANSIVSISDNGVFLATVTASPTGTWSYTPPARLDGVHTFTATSTDAAGNLGAVSGSFTLNIDTLTPNTPVLTSVTDDIAGGVFNAQLTNGQVTNDARPTLNGTAEAGTTLAIFDGATQIGTVTVPVGGNWTFTPTTPLTTGLHTLTVTATDAAGNASGATAGFAITVDTTAPTQPVITSIVDDAGPITGPITNLPTNDNLPTLNGTAEANSTVNIYDNGALYATVSANGSGNWNYTPTVGLADGSHSFTVTATDLAGNISVSSVPSAIIVDTTPPGLPTGMAVNATGTIVTGTAEVGSTVTITTSTGTVLGSATADGTGKFSVAITPAQTNAQALLAYAVDVAGNTGLSAGFTAPNTALPGVPVITSVVDDFAAVTGTVANGQSTNDATPTINGTADIGATVNVYNNGVLMGTTTANGSGNWTYTPGSALGEGSHAFTATATNANGTGSPSAAATVIVDTLAPLAPSATVSADGTTISGSAEANSIVTVTLPGGGTVTATTNGSGAWSATLPTREIGGESLSVIATDAAGNASPSISAIAPNLPLAADSNVVNLALTSTATVSPPVHYSDYGTLLVGALGNTASVLGNDTAQVTFNIAAGGTGNITIDAAATGIVLTLLNNLEVAVQRFENGAWTTVYDSSQPQFANLLTLGSSGVTMNINGLTEGNYRVLSYNTSLVTAGSFTSLDVSVQQISAGTITGGTMQPGNVITDVDPNSGQDTAPAGTVVSSVTNAQGAITAVGAGGADIQGQYGTLHINQDGSYTYTLTNTSASVIGRTENFTYTITHNGATASAQLVVTLGNPAPASTVTATDNTAALTYSTDVEAVNHGASSQSGLSVLSVGVGNVLNANLLANMSNPIIFDVDDGSTRTMTVQASVGGVALISTFDLYIYKFNEITQQFEQYQVQKTWLTAPLLGGTSGQLTLTLPGGEYLFLLNNASGVSVLTGYTLNILQDHTYAVESVSATTTGNVLQDDVVTGGAGHVTQVNGVSVAATGTTNINGEYGVLTIDANGSYTYKLNAGVGADSIKTPDSFVYTVTAPNGDTGTASLNITATPRTVDAIDDVSLLMPVSTAQTTAVYSDTSMGQASWTAKLLSATSGSGDGFFTVANNDVLHNPVLHFTVQSLLSLGGLNVTWEIINSAGTVVRSSSFNGGLLLGGVANIDLSGLDLPAGNYTLHYTGSMGALGAGLITITPTITGTTIDLDNYSTLAGSTVQGNIYDGHDAAGAVDQLGTVHTLLSITGYNGVTTTLNPLTSSNSSATIQGHYGTLVMGIDGSYTYTLNSGISPAAIASKETFNYTLNDQNGHSDSATLTINMNPQFVSTALGDVINGSAYGDTLVYHLLNSASATGGNGADTWSNFSLAQGDKIDIHDLLTGWNPATSNIANYLNVTTNGNNTVISIDRDGTGTTYSAPTTLVTLENVHTTLDELVQQNHIVT; this is encoded by the coding sequence ATGCGTTCAATATCCCTGATCTCAAAGCTCACTGGCGTAACAAATAATATTGAAGCCTCTGAAATTACGCTGAATTCTCCTTCTATTGTTGAACTCAAAGCCGAACGCGCTGATATCGCAAGTATCGTTCGCACAAACAACGATATGGTCATTACGCTGCGTGATGGCGAGGTCGTCACGGTTAAAAATTTCTACGCTTTCGCAGACCAGGGCGGCAACCAGCTCGTGCTTGAAGACAGCAAAGGCGCGTTATGGTGGGTGCAGGATACCGACACCGCTTTTCACTTCGAGCCGCTTAACAATATCGATGACCTCATGGTGGCTACCGGGGCAGAAAACCATGGCGGCGCAGCTATCTGGCCGTGGGTATTAGGCGGCGTAGCCCTGGCGGGTGGCATTGCGCTCGCTGCGGGTGGCGGCGGCGGAGGTGGTGGTGGCGGGGATGACAATTCAAACAATGGGGGCAGCACCGGCGAGCCCAATCCTGCCCCTCCAGGCAGTGACATCACACCACCAGCCGCACCGACAAATCTTAACGTATCCGCTGACGGCCAAACCATCACCGGTCGTGCCGAGCCGGGCAGCACGGTCACCATCACCGATGCTAACGGCCAGATCATCGGGCAAGGCACCGCAGGCAGTGACGGGAGTTTTTCTATCCCGCTGACCACGCCACAAATCAATGGCGAAGACATAACGGTTCATGCCACCGACCCTTCAGGTAATACCGGCCCAGAAGCCACCGTAACGACCCCTTTCATTCCGGAGCCACTCGAACCGATTCTCACCAGCGTTACGGATGACACAGCCCCGGCGACCGGCCTGATTCTGAGCGGTCAACCAACCAACGATAAAACGCCAACCATTGAAGGTTTTGCCCTGGAGGGCTCCACCGTTCATATCTTTGACAATGGGGTAGAGATCGGAACCGCCGTTGCGGATGCAAATGGTAGCTGGAGCTTTACGCCAGGTACGCCGCTGGCTGATGGAGAACATGAGTTTACCGCCACCGCCACCAACCCAAAAGGCGAAAGCGGTTTATCAGGTAGCTATACGGTAGTTATCGACACCATAGCGCCAGATGCCCCCACCGTTAGCCCGCTGAATGATACGGTCGGCAGCATCACCGGTTTAATACAAAACACCGGTGTCACCGACGACACAAAACCGACGTTAAGCGGCGTGGGTGAACCAGGTGATATCGTCACGATCAGTGACAACGGTAAACCATTCGCAATGGTCACGGTAGGCAGCGACGGCAAGTGGAGCTACACCCCTACACAACCGCTGGGGGAAGGCTCTCACACAATCACGTTACAGCAGACCGATGCGGCGGGAAACGTCAGCGCTGTTACCACATTGCCAACCTTTACCGTCGACTTAACGCCACCCACGCCTGCAACCATCACTAACGTGAGCCTGGACGGCACCACCGTTAGCGGCCTCGCAGAAGCCGGAAGCCGCGTGACTATTGTGGGCACCAATAATGTCTTACTCGGTGAGACAGTTACCGGAGCCGATGGCAAATTTGCCATTACCATCATCCCCGCCCAAACGCATGGGGAATCGCTCACGGCGCACATTCAGGACGCCGCAGGAAACGTTGGCCTTGATACCGGTTTTACCGCGTCCAATTCCCAGTTCCCAATCGTACCGGTCCTGGATTCCGTGGACGACAATGCCGGAGCGACAACCGGAACGCTAACCAACGGCCAGGCAACCGACGACACCACGCCAACGCTCAACGGCACGGCAGAGGCCGGAAGCACGGTAACGTTCTTTATCAACGGTGCGACGCTGGGAACGGCTTTGGTCGACGGAACGGGTCACTGGACGTTTACCCCAGCGCAGCCGCTACCGGAGGGCCCGCAAAACCTCACCTTTACCGCCACCAATATCTACGGCACCAGCGGTACGTCATATGCATTTACGGTGAATGTCGACACTACCCCGCCACCTGCCCCAACCGACTTGTTAGTGACAGCAGATGGCCTGCACGTCACCGGTTCTGCCGAAGCGGGAAGTAAAATCACCGTTTATGATGGCGATGGAAACATTTTGGCAACCGGCGTCACGGGCAGCGACGGCAAATTTGACGTCACACCCCTGACCTCAGCGCAGCTCAATGGCGAAACCCTTCTGGTTACCGCAACCGACGTGGCTGGCAACCAAAGCAGCAACGCCTCCGTTCCTGCGCCAGACACTACCGCCCCTGCGGCACCGACAGATGTAGACATCAATGACGAAGGGTCGATCGTCACCGGTAATGCGGAAGCCGGGAGCACGGTCAAAGTGACCGATCCCGACGGAACAGTTCTGGGAGAGGGCAAGGCCGCAGACGATGGCAGCTTTAGTATTCCCATCGCCCCGCCACAAACCAACGGTGAAAAACTGGACGTTTCGGCCACCGATGGCGCAGGTAACAAAGGTCCAGAAACACCGATTGACGCCCCGGACACCACCGCCCCCGACCTCCCCATTATCACCACGGCCGTGGATGACGTCGCTCTTTTGACGGGCAATCTGGCAAATGGCGATACCACTAACGACGATAGACCCGAACTCCAGGGTACGGCAGAAGCCAATGCTATCGTGACGATTTATGACAACGGCACATTGTTGGGTAGCACTCCCGCAGACGAAAACGGCAACTGGAGCTACACCCCAACCAGCGCACTCGGCCAGGGCCTGCATAATCTGACCGCCACCGCGACGGATGCGAAAGGAAACACTAGCGGTGAATCGCTGTTTACCCTGACCGTTGATTCCATCGCCCCGCTCACGCCTGCCATTACTCTGGTCAGCGATAACGTCGGCACGATTACCGGCCCGGTTGCGAACAACGGCGTCACCAACGATACGACGCCAACCCTTAGCGGCACTGGCGAACCGGGTTCACAAATTATTCTCTCTGAGGGCGCAAATTCCTACCCTGCCATCACCGTCGACTCGTCGGGCTCCTGGAGTTTTACCCCGACCGAACCGCTTGAAAATCGCGAATATCATTTTACCGTTACCTCCACAGATGCTGCGGGCAACGTCACCGAGCCGTCCGCCGAATTTGTTATTACGGTCGTCACCGCTTTGCCAGACGCGCCAACCATTGATAACGCTGACGATAACATTGGCACTGTAACGGCTCCGCTTACCAACAATTCTGCGACCGATGATACCAGGCCGCAGTTTAACGGCTCCGGGCCTGCGGGAACGACCGTCACTCTTTACGACGGAGCTAACCCAATCGGCACCGCCACCGTGGATGACGATGGCAAATGGAGCATTACCCCTGCGCAGCCGCTGAGCGAAGGGCCTCACGCGTTGAGCGCCATCGCGACAGATGCCGCAGGAAACGCAAGTCCCGCAGCCAACTTTAACCTGACAGTAGATACCACTCCGCCTGCGGCTCCTCAGATTATTAACGCAGCCGGCCTCGTCGGTGATGCTCCGGCAACGCTTATCAACGGCGGCAGTACGCAGAGCAACACACCTGAGTTTTCCGGGAAAGGCGAAGCAGGCGCAACCATCGAAATTTTCGATAACGGTTTATCTATCGGCACAGCCATTGTGGATGAAAATGGCGACTGGACGCTGACACCTGATTCCCCGCTGAGTGAAACAACCCATTCATTAACCGCTGTAGCAACAGATCCGGCGGGCAATGTCGGCCAACCTTCACCCGCTTTCACGCTGACCGTGGACAATACGCCTCCGGTGCAACCGGGCATCCCAGGCGTTGTTGACGATCGGGCACCGGGGCTGGGCAATGTTCCGGCTGACGGATTCACGAACGACACCACGCCAACCATTACCGGAACAGGTGTCGCGGGTGACACCATTTCCATCCGTCATGACGGCGCGGAAATCGGCACGGCCACCGTGCTTGCAGATGGCTCCTGGAGCTACACCCTGCCCACCGTCACGCCGCCTGCAACCTACAACATTACCGTGGTAGAAACCGATCCCGCCGGTAACAGCAGCGATCCGTCGGAAAATATTACCTTTACCGTCGATACCGCCGCCTCTGACGCCCCCGTCATTAACCTGGCGCTGGATGATGTCGGCAACATTGAGGGTGAAGTCTTCACTACGCAAACCACCGATGACAGTACGCCTGAATTCCTGGGAACGGGTGTGGCGGGTGACACGATTACGCTGTACGAAGGCACTACGGTTCTTGGGCGTGCAGTGGTTGATGAAAATGGAGAGTGGCGGTTAACCCTGGATTCAACGTTGCCTGATGGCATCCACAACCTGATCGCAACCGCCACCGACCCGGCAGGTAATATCAGCGCCCCTTCGAACACTTTCACGATTACGGTCGATACCACGCCGGTAACCGCTCCGTCCGTGACAGAAATTATTGATGACGATGTCCCCGCCGCGCCGATTCTGTTAACGGAAGGCAGCGCCACAAACGACACCACGCCGACCCTTCGCGGAACCGGCACGCCGGGCAGCACGGTTTCCGTGTTCGACAACGGTTCCGATACCGCACTGGCTACCGCCGTTGTTGCTCCCGATGGTACATGGAGTGTGACTACCCCTGCGTTAGATGCGGGCTCTCACGAGTTCACCTTTAGCGCCACCAATCCAGCGGGTGAGACGGCTACCGCAGCGGATTCCATCACCCTTACGGTTGACCTCACACCGCCGCCGGAGCCCGTGATCACCCTGCCGCTGGAAGATACCGGGACGCTGGTAAGCGGAACCTCTGAACCGGGTAGTACGGTGATTATCAGCAATGCAGGGGGCGTCGAAATCGGCCGAGGCGTTGCCGATAGCACAACCGGGGCATTTACCGTCACCGTTTCTCCTGCACAAACCGGCGGCCAATCGCTATCCGCCATTGCGCAGGATCCTGCGGGCAACCAAAGCGCAGAAGTGGACTTTACCGCCTCCAACTCTGGCCTCCCGCAGCCACCAATTATTAGCGAAGTGGTGGACGATGTACTCCCTGGAACGGCTGATGTGGCTTCCGGGCAAAGCACCAACGACACCTTGCCGACGCTCAACGGAACGGCGACAGCATTTGCCACGGTCACGCTTTATGTGGACGGTGTGCCCATTTCCCCCCCTATCTCTGCGAACAATTTAGGAAACTGGAGCTATCAGTTCACTACGCCACTGGGCGACGGGCCGCACACTTTCGCGGTGAGCCAGACAACAACCGACTTCCAGACCAGCGGTAAATCTCCAGATTTCGTTATCAACATCGATACCCTCGCTCCGACGGCACCGGCTATCACCACCGTTACCGATGATGTCACGCCGGGAACCGGAATCATCACCAGCGGCCTGGCGACCAACGATCCGCGTCCGACGCTCACCGGCTCAGGGGAAATTGGCTCGACGATTACCGTGCTGGATAACGGCAGTCCAATCGGCACCGCCGTGGTAAATGCCAGCGGCACATGGACATTCACACCAACAGCCAATCTCACTTTCGGCGTGCATCCGATCACCGTTACCTCGACGGACGCAGCCGGAAACGTCAGCGCACCTTCAGCTATTTTTGCGGTAAACGTCGATAACGATGCACCACTGGCCCCAGTCGTTACGGCGGTAACAGATGATGGAGCAACCCCTGGCGCCGTGATTTCCGGCCAGCCGACCAACGACAACACGCCAACGCTAACCGGAACAGTGGAGCCAAATACCACGCTGACAATTAGCGATAACGGCACCGCGATCGCCACGATCCCGGTTGATGGCACCGGCAACTGGTCATTCACCCCAAATCCACCGTTTGCCGATGGCAGCCACAATATTACCCTCACCGCCACCGATGCCGCGGGCAACGTTAGCCCGCCGTCTGCAGGCTTTAACGTGGTGGTTGATACCTCAGCGCCCATCGTGCCTGCGATCACGTTGGTTGTGGACGATCAAACTCAGGTTGGCGGGGTGACACTCACCAACGGGCAGCTAACCAAAGACACTCTGCCTACGTTGAGCGGTACCAGTGAAGTGAACGCGATTATCACGCTTAGAGATGGCAATACCGTTATTGGTACTACCCTCGCTGATGGGGAGGGTAAGTGGTCGCTGGATCCGACCACGGCGCTCGGCCAGGGGAGCCATACTCTGACCGTCACCGCCACAGACGCCGCAGGGAATATCAGTAATCCATCGTCGGCCTTCACCGTCGTGGTGGATTCCGCCGCACCAAACGCGCCGGTAATTGTGACCGTGACGGATAACACCGCGCCTGTTCTTGGGCCTATCACCAACGGCCAGGCCACGAACGAAACGCGCCCTGCTCTAACCGGTACAGGTGAAATCGGTTCAACCATCTCCGTATACGACGGCAATAATCCGATTCCGATTGGCACAACCACCGTTGGCGCGGGTGGAAACTGGAGCTTTACGCCAGGAACACCGCTCAGCAGCGGCTCGCACGACCTGACCGTTACCGCCACGGATAGCGCCGGAAACACCAGCGCACCGTCAGCCATTTTTAATGTGCTGGTAGATATTTCAGCCCCGGTCGCTCCGGCTATTACCACGGTCGCCGATGATGCGGGCTCAGTCCTGGGGAATTTAACGAGCGGGCAAACAACTGACGACACCCTGCCTGCCCTTAGCGGAACCGCGGAGGCGGGTTCCACGGTCACAATTTACGATAACGGCACGGCCATCGGCACCGCCGTAGCAACTGGCGGAGCGTGGAACTTCACGCCAACCACAGCGCTGACTAACGGTAGCCACGCCTTGACGGTCACCGCCACCGATACGGCGGGCAACGTCAGCGCACCATCAGGGGCGTTCAATATTGTGGTGGATACCACCGCCCCAACGGCACCGATTGTTATTCAGGCATTTGATGATGTCGGCCCGGTGACCGGGGCGCTGGTCAACGGGCAGTCAACCAACGACAACCAGCCGTTGCTCAGTGGTACCGCGGAAGCCAACTCAATAGTGAGTATTTCCGACAACGGCGTATTTCTCGCAACGGTCACTGCCAGCCCGACCGGCACCTGGAGTTATACACCCCCAGCCCGCCTCGATGGTGTGCATACCTTTACGGCAACATCTACCGATGCCGCAGGGAACCTCGGCGCGGTATCTGGCAGCTTTACGCTCAATATCGACACCTTAACGCCAAATACGCCGGTGCTGACATCGGTCACAGACGATATAGCGGGCGGCGTATTTAACGCTCAACTGACCAACGGGCAAGTCACCAACGATGCGCGCCCAACCCTGAATGGCACAGCAGAAGCGGGTACTACCCTCGCCATTTTCGATGGGGCAACGCAGATTGGCACCGTCACGGTTCCTGTGGGCGGCAACTGGACGTTCACCCCAACCACGCCGCTTACCACCGGCTTACACACCCTCACCGTGACCGCAACTGATGCAGCGGGGAACGCCAGCGGCGCGACAGCCGGGTTTGCGATAACGGTTGATACCACCGCGCCAACGCAGCCCGTAATCACCTCGATTGTTGATGATGCGGGGCCAATTACCGGCCCGATAACCAATCTGCCGACTAACGATAATCTGCCAACGCTGAACGGCACAGCAGAAGCCAATTCGACGGTAAATATTTACGATAACGGCGCGCTTTACGCCACGGTCAGCGCCAACGGCAGCGGCAACTGGAACTACACACCAACGGTTGGGTTAGCCGACGGAAGCCACTCCTTTACCGTTACCGCAACGGATCTGGCGGGAAATATCAGCGTAAGCTCGGTACCTTCGGCGATTATTGTTGATACCACCCCGCCAGGGCTACCGACCGGCATGGCCGTAAACGCAACCGGGACAATCGTCACGGGGACTGCCGAAGTGGGCAGCACCGTGACCATCACCACCAGCACAGGAACCGTGCTCGGCAGCGCAACGGCTGACGGCACCGGTAAGTTCAGCGTGGCTATTACGCCTGCACAAACCAATGCCCAGGCTCTGCTCGCCTATGCGGTGGATGTCGCAGGTAACACCGGTCTTTCAGCCGGATTTACCGCGCCAAACACTGCGTTGCCGGGCGTGCCTGTCATCACAAGCGTGGTGGATGATTTCGCCGCCGTGACCGGAACCGTGGCGAACGGGCAAAGCACCAACGATGCCACGCCGACCATTAACGGCACCGCGGACATCGGGGCAACCGTCAACGTCTATAACAACGGCGTGCTGATGGGAACCACCACAGCAAACGGGAGCGGCAACTGGACGTATACGCCGGGTTCCGCCCTGGGCGAAGGCTCGCACGCATTTACCGCCACCGCGACGAACGCCAACGGCACCGGTAGCCCTTCTGCGGCCGCCACCGTCATTGTCGACACTCTTGCGCCGCTGGCACCAAGCGCAACGGTCAGCGCCGACGGCACCACAATCAGCGGCTCTGCCGAAGCGAATAGCATCGTCACCGTTACCCTGCCTGGCGGTGGAACAGTGACCGCAACCACCAATGGTAGCGGGGCCTGGAGCGCAACCTTGCCAACCCGTGAAATTGGCGGGGAAAGTTTATCGGTCATCGCAACGGATGCGGCGGGCAACGCATCGCCATCCATCTCAGCCATTGCGCCAAACCTGCCGCTTGCCGCCGACAGCAACGTCGTGAATCTGGCGCTCACCAGCACGGCAACGGTTTCACCCCCGGTTCATTACAGCGATTACGGCACGTTACTGGTTGGCGCGCTGGGTAATACGGCCTCCGTGCTCGGGAATGACACGGCACAGGTAACCTTTAATATCGCTGCGGGCGGAACGGGGAATATTACGATCGATGCTGCCGCCACGGGCATTGTGCTTACGCTACTCAATAACCTGGAAGTTGCGGTTCAGCGCTTTGAAAATGGCGCCTGGACCACCGTTTACGACTCGTCACAGCCACAGTTTGCCAACCTGCTCACGCTCGGTTCAAGCGGCGTCACGATGAACATTAACGGGCTGACGGAAGGTAACTACCGGGTGCTGAGTTACAACACCAGCCTGGTTACAGCGGGGTCGTTTACCAGCCTGGATGTGAGCGTCCAGCAGATCAGCGCGGGCACCATCACCGGCGGCACGATGCAGCCGGGGAACGTGATTACTGATGTCGACCCGAACAGCGGCCAGGACACCGCGCCAGCAGGCACGGTTGTCAGTTCCGTAACCAACGCGCAAGGCGCAATTACGGCGGTCGGGGCTGGCGGGGCGGATATCCAGGGCCAGTACGGCACCCTGCATATTAATCAGGACGGAAGCTACACCTACACCCTGACCAACACCTCGGCGTCGGTGATTGGGCGCACGGAAAACTTCACCTATACCATCACCCACAACGGGGCGACCGCCTCGGCCCAACTGGTGGTCACGCTGGGTAATCCTGCTCCTGCCAGCACCGTTACGGCGACAGATAACACGGCGGCGCTGACCTACAGCACAGACGTCGAAGCGGTAAACCACGGTGCTTCATCGCAAAGTGGGTTGTCCGTTCTCAGCGTTGGCGTAGGCAATGTGTTGAATGCGAATTTACTCGCCAACATGTCCAATCCAATCATCTTTGATGTGGATGACGGTTCAACCCGCACCATGACGGTCCAGGCCAGCGTCGGTGGCGTCGCCCTGATTTCAACTTTCGATCTGTATATCTACAAATTCAACGAAATAACCCAGCAGTTCGAGCAATATCAGGTACAAAAAACTTGGCTTACCGCGCCGTTATTGGGCGGCACTTCCGGGCAATTAACCTTAACTCTGCCGGGTGGCGAGTATCTGTTCCTACTCAATAACGCCAGCGGCGTGAGCGTGCTGACGGGCTACACGCTCAATATCCTGCAGGATCATACTTATGCCGTGGAAAGCGTCAGCGCCACGACAACCGGCAATGTGCTGCAGGATGACGTTGTCACGGGCGGAGCCGGGCATGTCACCCAGGTGAACGGCGTTTCTGTTGCCGCCACGGGCACCACAAATATTAATGGCGAATACGGCGTACTGACCATTGATGCCAACGGCAGCTATACCTACAAGCTGAATGCTGGTGTGGGCGCGGATAGCATCAAAACGCCGGACAGCTTCGTGTATACCGTGACCGCGCCAAACGGCGATACCGGCACCGCCTCGCTGAATATTACCGCCACGCCGCGCACGGTGGATGCGATTGATGACGTAAGCCTGCTTATGCCGGTTAGCACCGCGCAAACCACTGCGGTTTACTCGGATACCAGCATGGGGCAAGCGTCGTGGACGGCGAAATTGCTTTCCGCGACATCAGGAAGCGGGGACGGATTTTTCACCGTGGCGAACAACGATGTGCTGCATAACCCGGTCCTGCATTTTACCGTGCAATCGTTGCTCTCCCTTGGCGGGTTAAATGTTACCTGGGAGATCATCAACAGTGCCGGAACGGTGGTAAGAAGCAGTTCATTCAATGGTGGCCTGCTGCTTGGCGGCGTGGCGAACATTGATTTAAGCGGGCTGGATCTCCCGGCGGGCAATTACACCCTGCACTACACCGGGAGCATGGGTGCGCTGGGGGCGGGGCTGATAACCATCACCCCAACCATCACCGGCACAACCATTGATTTGGATAATTACTCAACGCTTGCGGGCAGTACCGTGCAAGGCAATATCTACGACGGTCACGATGCCGCCGGAGCCGTGGATCAGTTGGGAACCGTTCACACCCTGCTGAGCATT